Sequence from the Thermocaproicibacter melissae genome:
CGGCCGGTCTCAAGTTTAAGCCTTACATGTGTGTAGCCTTGGTAGCGTGAAATGACCTGGTAGTGTGTTACCGCATTCCGCGAATGCTGTTGCACAACAGCCATCTTTTTCCGGTCGTTGGGGCTTCTGCCGATCGGCGCGTCAACCGTTCCTTCATCGTTCTTCAAATTCCCGACAACCACTGCCTCGTAAATTCGGGTGAAGCTGTGCTCCTTAATCTGTGCGGCAAGATTACGGTGGGCAAAATCATTTTTCGCAACAATCAGCAGTCCGCTTGTGTCTTTGTCGATGCGATGAACAATGCCCGGGCGCATGACTCCGTTGATTCCAGACAGTGAATCTCCGCAGTGCGCCAAAAGGGCATTCACAAGCGTTCCGTCATCATGGCCGACGGCCGGGTGCACCACCATGCCCTTTGGTTTATTGACGACCAGCAGGTCGTCATCTTCATAAACAATATCAAGCGGAATATCCTGCGGCTCTACCGAAAGAGGTTTTGGAGCGGGAAGCTGCGCTTCTATCTTGTCGCCGACTTCACAGCGACAACTTTTGTTCTGCTTTTTGCCGTTGACGAAAACAAGGCCTGCTTCAATGAGTTTTTCCGCCGCGGAACGGGAAAGGCCTTCGACTTTTTCTCCCAGATATTTGTCGAGCCGGGCTCCAGCGTCCGGCTCTGAAACGATTAATTCAATTCTGCACATATTATTTCGTCCGTATCACTTTTTCCGCTTTGCCGTGCTCAGTAAAGAAAAGCAAATGTATTGCAAGGAAAATTGCCCCGACAACGATGCAGCAGTCCGCGAAATTAAAGATTGCCGGGAAAAAGGAAATCGAGATGTAGTCTACCACATAAGAATTAACCAACCGGTCAATCGCGTTTCCGATTCCGCCGCCTACAATAAGCACACAAGCCGCCCGCGAAAAAAATTCATGGTTGTTGTAGCAGAACATGGCAAAGATAAAGAAGGCACAAAGCACAACCGTAATTGCGAGGAAACCCCAGCGGCCGCCCTCCATCATGCTGAAAGCGGCACCGGTGTTTTCGGAGTATTCCAATTTCAGAAGCCCGTTCACAATGTCAATGGAGCCGACGGGTTTTACGTCGCGAATCACTATCATTTTCAGCAGCTGGTCTGTCGCCGCGAGCAAGAGAGCCAACAGAAGTGTAATGACCGCCACAAGACACACCTTCTCATTTTTGTAATGAAAGGAAGGGAGAGCCGAAAAGCTCTCCCACAGATTTACTTTAATACGGCTGCACAGCGTGCACAGATATCCGGATGCTCCGGATCGCTTCCGACTGTGTGGCTGTAGCTCCAGCAACGGCTGCATTTTTCACCGTCCGCATGAGCAACGGAAACAGACAAACCGGGCAGTTCCTCGCCCTTGAATGTTCCTTCCCCGCCTTCCAAAACTTCAAGCTGAGAAACAATCAAAACAGCCGGGAGCACCTGCTCTACGGATTTCACGAATGGATACAAGTCAGAAGAACAGTAAAGCGTCACTTTCGCATCGAGCGAAGCATGAATGACATCATCTTTGCGGGCGATTTCAAGCGCTTTCTTCACATCTTCACGAATCTGATGAATCTTATCCCAACGGGCAACAAACTCATCATCCGCGTTGACATCAATCGGCTCCGGCATATCGTTGTAAAGGACATGCTCGGCATTTTCCTCGCTGCGATGCTTCATGCTGCGCCAGATTTCATCCGAGGTAAAGGCAAGAATCGGAGAAACGAGGCGAGTCATACCGTCGAGAATCAGGTACATAGCAGACTGCGCCGCACGCCGCGTTGCACTGTCTGCTTTTTCAACATACAGCCTGTCTTTCAGGACATCGAGGTAGAAGTTCGACATATCCACCACGCAGAAATTATGAATCGCATGGTAAGCTTCGTGGAACTCGTAAGACTCGTATCCCTTTTTCACCTGCTCGATGAGGCCGTTGAAGCGGTGAAGTGCCCAGCGATCAATCGGCTCCATGTTATCCGGCGAAACAAGGTCTTTGTTCGGATCAAAATCATACAGATTTCCGAGAATGAAGCGCGCCGTATTGCGAATTTTACGGTATGCGTCGGAAAGCTGTTTCAGGATTTCATGGGAAATGCGGATATCCGCGTGGTAGTCGGAAGACGCAACCCAGAGGCGCAGAATATCTGCACCGTACTTTTCAACGATTTCAGACGGGGAGATTCCGTTGCCGAGCGACTTGGACATCTTGCGGCCTTCGCCGTCTACGACCCAGCCGTGAGTTACAACAGTGCGGTATGGTGCCTGCCCTCTCCAAGCGACGGAGGTCAGCAGGGATGACTGGAACCAGCCGCGGTACTGATCGGCACCTTCGAGGTACATATCAGCCGGCCAGCGAAGCTCCGGACGCTGGTCAACCACAGCGGCATGGCTGCAGCCGGAATCAAACCACACATCCATAATGTCGCGTTCTTGTGTGAATTCCGTGCAGCCGCATTTTGCGCATTTGGTGCCTTCCGGCAGAATTTCCTTCGCGGTCTTAATGTACCAAGCATCCGAGCCTTCCTTCGCAAACAGCTTGGATACTGCATCCATGGCTTCCTTTGAAATGAGCGGCTCGCCGCAATCTTTGCAGTAGAAAATCGGAATCGGCACACCCCAGCGGCGCTGGCGGGAAATGCACCAGTCGTTGCGCTCACGCACCATGGAAGTGATGCGGTCGCGGCCCCATGCCGGAACCCACTGAACTTTATTGATTTCTTCCACGGCCTTGTCCTTAATGGCATCGACCGAACAGAACCACTGCTCCGTTGCACGGAACAGCACCGGATTCTTGCAGCGCCAGCAATGCGGATACTGGTGAATGATGTGCTTGACGGCAAAGAGGGCGCCGATATCATCCAGATGTTTCAGGATAGCCTTGTTCGCCTCTGCCGTTGTAAGGCCGCAGAACATTTCGCCGGCCTCGGCTGTCATCTTGCCGTCTGCATCGACCGGAACAATGACGGGCAGTTCCGGATAATGGTTGTGGCAAACATCATAGTCTTCTACACCGTGTCCAGGTGCCGTATGAACGCATCCGGTACCACTTTCCAGCGTTACATGGTCGCCGAGAATAACAAGCGAACTGCGGTCAAGGAATGGATGTGCTGTTTTGATATATTCCAGGTCAGAACCCTTGAAGGTTGCGACGACCTCATAATCGGTTTTTCCTGCCGCTTTCATCGCTTCCTCATAAAGTGCGGTAGCCATGACGTAATACTCATCACCACATTTTACGAGGGAATACTCAAACTCCGGTCCGAGGCAAATTGCCACGTTGGCAGGGATGGTCCAGGTTGTGGTCGTCCAAATTACGAAGAAGACCTTATTCGGGTCGATACCCTTTCCGGAAAACACACCTTTGTCATCGGTAACGCGGAATTTTACATAGATGGAATCGCAGGGATCCTCGCTGTACTCAATTTCAGCCTCAGCGAGTGCCGTTTTACAGCTTGGGCACCAATAGACTGGCTTTAGTCCCTTATAAATCAGGCCCTTCTGAGCCATGTTCGCAAAGACTTCAACCTGCTTGGCTTCAAAGTCATGCGTCAGGGTGATATAGGGGTTCTGCCAGTCGCCAATTCCGCCGAGGCGCATAAATTGATTTCTCTGGTCGTCCAGATAATGCAGCGCAAACTCGCGGCAGATTTTGCGAAGCTCCACGTCGGAAATCGTTGTGGAATTTCCGACACCTGCTTTTTTGCGGGCTTTGAGCTCCGTCGGGAGGCCGTGCGTATCCCAGCCGGGAACATACGGCGCCTTGTAGCCGCTCATGTTGCGGTAACGGACGATGATGTCCTTCAAGACTTTATTGAGAGCTGTCCCCAGATGGATATCTCCGTTTGCATACGGAGGGCCGTCGTGCAAGACGTAAAGCGGTCTTCCCTCGTTCTTTTTCATAACATTTTCGTAAAGCTTGCTTTCCTGCCATTCCTTCAGCATTTCCGGTTCGCGCTTCGGCAGACCGGCCTGCATCGGGAAATCGGTTTTGGGAAGATTTAGGGTGCTTTTGTAATCCATTGGTTCATTCTCTCCTTAAAGATGTGTCTTCCGGAAAAATATCAATCGTCAAAATTCATTACAACAGGCTGAGATTCCATTTCTGCTTCTGCCTCTTCACCCGCTTTTGGCTCTTCTGCAGCGGGAGCAGATACCTTTTCAGCATGTTCTTCCGGAGCCTTCTGCGCCGGAGCCGATTCCTGAGGTGCTGCCGTTTCCGGTTTTGTGCCCGGCAGCGCATCAATCAGCGTTAAATGCTCTTTATAGATGCTGAGAAGCTTGGAGCGGAAATCTGAAACCGTTCTCTGCATCCGTTCAAATTCTTTCTTTTGCTCAACAATTTTACGGTCTGCATCTTGAATGATGCGCTCCGCTTTCAGTTCGGCATCCTTCAGAATTATTTCCGCCTTATGGCGTGCTTCACGAACCGATGCTTCGCTGAGCTTCTGAGCACTGATAAGAGCATTCTTAATATCATCTTCTTGGTTCCGGTATTCTTCGATTTTGTTTGCCAGGACTTTGAGTTTTTCGATATTCTGCCGATTTTCCTCTTTCAGCTTCACGACTTCTGCTTCGGCAGTTTCACAGCGTTTCAGAAGTTCTTCGTAGCTCTCACGGACGCTATCGACAAAGCTGTCAACATCGTCGGCACGGTAACCTGAAAAGCCGGACTTGCGGAACCCTACGTTGATGATATCATTTAATGACAACATCTATTTTTCACTCCCCGTACAAACGTTAAACATATTTTCTGCCCGCTATGCCAAGTCTGCCTTTTTTGGTGAGCGGGCCAAGCCGATCAATCACATAACGCCCTTCCCCGCGGACGGAAAGGATATCCCCTTCGTGAACGTCTGCGGAGGGAGAGGCCTCTTCCTCGTGATTCAGTTCGACAAGCCGTGCGCGTATCATCGCAGCCGCCTTCTCTCTGCTGGTACCTACCGCCGCAGCCGTAACGCAGTCAAGCCTCGCGGAAGCAATGACAGCTGAAAAATCGGCGAAGCGATGCGCCGCCGGAAGAGGTTCTTGTGCCCCCTCCGTAATTCTGACGCCCACTCCGCCAATCTTTTCCACTTGAGAACATAGAAACCCGGAGACTTCGCGCCTGCAAAATATTACTGCACGCCCTTCCTCCGTCAAGATATCGCCCAGCGAAGAGCGCTCAAGTCCGGTATGAAGCAGCGCGCCGAGAAAATCACGGTGAGTCAGGCGGTCTTGCTTACGGAACTCAACCGTAAGCGCTGTAACCGGAAAAACAGTCGCATCGGGTGCCATAAATTCTGGAAAAGCCCCAAAAACGACCCGTTCCGCTTCGGAAAAACCGCCCCAGAACTGGGCATTCACGAATGATTCCCGCCGCAGCAAATTCTTGGTGCGCACAGTCTCTCTTTCATCGAGAAAGCCGACAAAATGAGGTTTCCTGCGTATCTCAGCCAGACGAATCGCATCCAGAATCCGCGCAGCCAGAAGATCATTCTGCTCAGAGGATTTATTCTGCATTAAAAATAAACACCGTTGTTTTCAAGCTCGTCCATCACGTCTTCACCGGTGAGGTCGACATTGTATGGAGTGATGATGAAGGTACTTGTGGCAACGCGCTTAATCTTGCCGCCGTTCGCATAAGCGACGCCGCTCAGGAAATCAATAATTCTTCGGGAAACATCCTTGGCAGTGTTTTCAAGATTGAGCACTACGGTATGCATTTTCAGCAATTCATCTGCAATGTTGCAGGTTTCTTCACCAAAATGCTCCGGTTTGAAGAGGACGACCTGAAGCTGTGCTGTTGCATGGATGTTGACGACTTTGTTGCCGGAATTTACATTGGCGACATGACGGTTTGAATCGCGCTGTACTTCCGGCTCATTATTTTGACCGGCCATAGCCATCTCCTGCCCTTCTTCTTCCGGGTAATCGTAATCTTCATATTCATCTTCAGGAGCATCCCACATGTTCTTGAATTTTTCAACAAGTCCTGCCATCTGTATTCCTCCCAGTCAGTGTTTTTTCACATAAATTCGCGGGCCATACAGTGCCGTTCCCACACGCACTAAATTTGCCCCCGCAAGAATTGCCTGTGTATAATCTGCTGACATTCCCATTGACAGCCAGTCCATAGATACATTATCGGTTTTTTTGTGCTTTATGTCAACAAAATATTGATTCATTCTCAAAAAAAAGTTCATTGTTTCCGTCTCGGAGGCGTTTGCAGGAGGAATTGCCATCAATCCGCGCACCCGAATATTCGGCAAAAGGGACACTTTTTCAACCAGTTCAGGCAAAAGCTCCGGCATGACACCGGATTTGTTCGGTTCTTTACCGATGTTCACTTCCAGCAGGACATCGGTGGTAACGCCCTTTTTCGCACTAAGGCGGGAAATCTCGGCGGCCAGTTTTTCACTGTCGACCGACTGAATCATCGCGACACGGCCGATGAGGTACTTGACCTTGTTGAGCTGCAGGTGGCCGATAAAATGCAGCTCACACCGCTCGAGGTTATAACTTTCGTATTTCTCATTCAATTCTTGAACACGGTTTTCGCCGATGTGGTCGACGCCAAGCTCGATGCTGTGGTTGATGACCTCTACGGGAACGGTTTTCGTTGCCGCCAGAAGCGTAATGTCGCTGGCACTTTTTCCGGCGCGTGCGGCTGCTTCAGCGATATTTTCACGAATCACCTTCAGATTTTCTTCCACATCATGAAAGCGGCGCTGCAAGTCTTCATTTGATAACTTTTCCATCATACAGATTCGTCCCCTCCACAACAACTTCGTCGTTATATCTTACTGTATCGGACGTCAGAATTTCGTCGTCATTGGGGTTCGCTTTGCAGATTACATAACTCTCTGTGCTAAACTCCGGGACAATCTGGCGGAATACAATCTGATTGCCATGGAGCACATATACTCCCATTACTTTCTTTTCGACCGTTGTCTTTTTTCCGTTAGCGTCTTTTGTGGTAGATTTCACATTTGCATAATGTACGGCTTTCTGACTGACGCGGAGGCCGGTATATTCACCAAAGGAGATATTTGCCGTCTCACGCCTGATTCCGACAAGTTCCGAATTGATTTCCTTGCACTGCAAAACAACAGCGCCTGCCGAATTGTCGGAATTCATATTGATTGTCTCGAGTGTAGCGGAAATGGACATATTGGAAACGAAAGGGAATTGAATCGACAAGTTCCCCCCCGTGTCCATTTGGTGGCGGAACGGGACAAGTTCGTCCGCCGGAACAATACAGACAAGGTACCAGTTGAAATCGCGGTCGATTTTTCCGATACTGCCGGAAACCGGAACGGCTTTCATCGTTTGAAGTTTCTGAATGTCGCTGCAGGTAATTGTGGAGATTTTGGAAATGTCGTACGCGCTTTCCATTCCGTCCGTTGAGTCGATGAAGTAACCTGAAACCGGAGACACAATAGTTCCGGTAGGCTTGCCGGCTTTTGCAGCAATCGTTTTTCGCTGCGACTGCAGTTCACTGATGCGCGATTTGAAATCTTTGACCTTTCCAGTACCGATTTCCTTCTCGCTCAAAAGGTTCAGAAGCGATGATTTCTCGGAATACACTTTCGGCAGTTCACCGGAACTGACGTAGTTCAGCATCTCCGATAATTTCATGCAGATTCGCTCGTTGGCAGTTTCAGCGCTTAAAGAATAGGCGCTGGCAGACTGCTGCAGATTTTGCAGCTGCTGAATCTCTCTGTCAATATCCGCCAGCTGATGCTTTACGGAAATCTGCTCGGAATTGGCGTAGATTTCCGCAATCGTTCCGCCTTTTGCAACACGGCTGCCCGAATTGATTGCGAAGTCCACCGCACCGCCGGCGGGTGAAGTAAGAAGCACTTCGTTGCGAAGCGCCACAACCGACACCTTAACCGTCCGGGAAGCGGTAAAGTAAGACACGTTTTCCGTCCGAATTGAGGAGTAATTCGCTTTGAAAATCTGATAGCCTACATAAAAGAGGAGAAGAAGCGCAAGGATGCGGGAACCTACTTTTCGCAGCCTTGAATTGTTCATCGCTTCCACCCCTTTTGCAGAATCAAACTAGCCGCTTTCGCAAGCAGCTCATCAGGATTTGCAAATTCATCGACATAGAGCCATTGAACGGATTCATCACGGCGGAACCAAGTGAGCTGACGCTTTGCGTATCTTCGGCTTTCACGTTTTACCTGCTCCACAGACTCCTCAACGGAACACTCCCCTCGGAAATACGGGAAGAATTCTTTGTAGCCGATTGCCTGTGAAGCTGTCGCCGCGTGCTCCATCTTGAAAACCGTTTCGGCTTCCTTCAGAAGGCCCCTTTGCATCATAATATCAACGCGCCTATTGATGGCATCATAAAGCTTTGAGCGGTCACGGTACGTAAGGCCGATGACGAGAGGATCATACGGAGAAGGCTTTTCGCGGGAACGGCGGATTTGCTCCGTCATCGTGATGCCGGTCACGCGGTAAACCTCAATGGCGCGTATGACGCGACCCACATTGTTCGGATGAATACGCTCGGCTGACTCCGGGTCGATTTCACGGAGCATCTTCCAGACTTTCTCGGTGCCCTCCTGCTCTGCCATGTGCTTTAATTTTGCACGGAGTTCTTCATCTTTTTCCTGCGGCAAAAAGTTCAGGCCGTTGAGTAAAGACCAGATATAGAGTCCTGTGCCCCCGGCGACAATCGGAAGTTTTCCTCTTGCGTTGATATCGGCAATGCTTTTCGACGCCAGTTCGACAAAATCTGCGACGCTGAACGACTGTGAGGGGTCGAGAAAATCAATCAGATGGTGCGGAACACCGCGCATTTCCTCAATCGTCGGTTTGGCTGTCCCGATATCCAGCCCGCGGTAAATCTGCATGGAATCGGCGGAAACGACTTCACCGCCGAAGCGCAGGGAAAGTCCGACCGCAAGCCTCGTTTTCCCCGTCGCCGTAGGGCCGACAACAGCAACAACCGGAATTCCTGCCATTACTGTATCCTCCCAAACTGGCGCTCCAGTTCTTTTCTGGTCAGTATGAAAAATACCGGGCGGCCGTGGGGGCAATAACGAACTCCTTCACGCTCTGCACGGTGCACAAGGTCAATCAGTTCGCGCGAAGAGGCAGGG
This genomic interval carries:
- a CDS encoding RluA family pseudouridine synthase, whose protein sequence is MCRIELIVSEPDAGARLDKYLGEKVEGLSRSAAEKLIEAGLVFVNGKKQNKSCRCEVGDKIEAQLPAPKPLSVEPQDIPLDIVYEDDDLLVVNKPKGMVVHPAVGHDDGTLVNALLAHCGDSLSGINGVMRPGIVHRIDKDTSGLLIVAKNDFAHRNLAAQIKEHSFTRIYEAVVVGNLKNDEGTVDAPIGRSPNDRKKMAVVQQHSRNAVTHYQVISRYQGYTHVRLKLETGRTHQIRVHMAYIGHPVAGDTVYGSKKPLAGLEGQCLHARVIGFRHPRDGRYLEFSSELPPYFTDFLKRLKPF
- the lspA gene encoding signal peptidase II, whose product is MAVITLLLALLLAATDQLLKMIVIRDVKPVGSIDIVNGLLKLEYSENTGAAFSMMEGGRWGFLAITVVLCAFFIFAMFCYNNHEFFSRAACVLIVGGGIGNAIDRLVNSYVVDYISISFFPAIFNFADCCIVVGAIFLAIHLLFFTEHGKAEKVIRTK
- the ileS gene encoding isoleucine--tRNA ligase, whose protein sequence is MDYKSTLNLPKTDFPMQAGLPKREPEMLKEWQESKLYENVMKKNEGRPLYVLHDGPPYANGDIHLGTALNKVLKDIIVRYRNMSGYKAPYVPGWDTHGLPTELKARKKAGVGNSTTISDVELRKICREFALHYLDDQRNQFMRLGGIGDWQNPYITLTHDFEAKQVEVFANMAQKGLIYKGLKPVYWCPSCKTALAEAEIEYSEDPCDSIYVKFRVTDDKGVFSGKGIDPNKVFFVIWTTTTWTIPANVAICLGPEFEYSLVKCGDEYYVMATALYEEAMKAAGKTDYEVVATFKGSDLEYIKTAHPFLDRSSLVILGDHVTLESGTGCVHTAPGHGVEDYDVCHNHYPELPVIVPVDADGKMTAEAGEMFCGLTTAEANKAILKHLDDIGALFAVKHIIHQYPHCWRCKNPVLFRATEQWFCSVDAIKDKAVEEINKVQWVPAWGRDRITSMVRERNDWCISRQRRWGVPIPIFYCKDCGEPLISKEAMDAVSKLFAKEGSDAWYIKTAKEILPEGTKCAKCGCTEFTQERDIMDVWFDSGCSHAAVVDQRPELRWPADMYLEGADQYRGWFQSSLLTSVAWRGQAPYRTVVTHGWVVDGEGRKMSKSLGNGISPSEIVEKYGADILRLWVASSDYHADIRISHEILKQLSDAYRKIRNTARFILGNLYDFDPNKDLVSPDNMEPIDRWALHRFNGLIEQVKKGYESYEFHEAYHAIHNFCVVDMSNFYLDVLKDRLYVEKADSATRRAAQSAMYLILDGMTRLVSPILAFTSDEIWRSMKHRSEENAEHVLYNDMPEPIDVNADDEFVARWDKIHQIREDVKKALEIARKDDVIHASLDAKVTLYCSSDLYPFVKSVEQVLPAVLIVSQLEVLEGGEGTFKGEELPGLSVSVAHADGEKCSRCWSYSHTVGSDPEHPDICARCAAVLK
- a CDS encoding DivIVA domain-containing protein, which translates into the protein MLSLNDIINVGFRKSGFSGYRADDVDSFVDSVRESYEELLKRCETAEAEVVKLKEENRQNIEKLKVLANKIEEYRNQEDDIKNALISAQKLSEASVREARHKAEIILKDAELKAERIIQDADRKIVEQKKEFERMQRTVSDFRSKLLSIYKEHLTLIDALPGTKPETAAPQESAPAQKAPEEHAEKVSAPAAEEPKAGEEAEAEMESQPVVMNFDD
- a CDS encoding RNA-binding protein yields the protein MQNKSSEQNDLLAARILDAIRLAEIRRKPHFVGFLDERETVRTKNLLRRESFVNAQFWGGFSEAERVVFGAFPEFMAPDATVFPVTALTVEFRKQDRLTHRDFLGALLHTGLERSSLGDILTEEGRAVIFCRREVSGFLCSQVEKIGGVGVRITEGAQEPLPAAHRFADFSAVIASARLDCVTAAAVGTSREKAAAMIRARLVELNHEEEASPSADVHEGDILSVRGEGRYVIDRLGPLTKKGRLGIAGRKYV
- a CDS encoding cell division protein SepF produces the protein MAGLVEKFKNMWDAPEDEYEDYDYPEEEGQEMAMAGQNNEPEVQRDSNRHVANVNSGNKVVNIHATAQLQVVLFKPEHFGEETCNIADELLKMHTVVLNLENTAKDVSRRIIDFLSGVAYANGGKIKRVATSTFIITPYNVDLTGEDVMDELENNGVYF
- a CDS encoding YggS family pyridoxal phosphate-dependent enzyme, with product MMEKLSNEDLQRRFHDVEENLKVIRENIAEAAARAGKSASDITLLAATKTVPVEVINHSIELGVDHIGENRVQELNEKYESYNLERCELHFIGHLQLNKVKYLIGRVAMIQSVDSEKLAAEISRLSAKKGVTTDVLLEVNIGKEPNKSGVMPELLPELVEKVSLLPNIRVRGLMAIPPANASETETMNFFLRMNQYFVDIKHKKTDNVSMDWLSMGMSADYTQAILAGANLVRVGTALYGPRIYVKKH
- a CDS encoding HlyD family efflux transporter periplasmic adaptor subunit — protein: MNNSRLRKVGSRILALLLLFYVGYQIFKANYSSIRTENVSYFTASRTVKVSVVALRNEVLLTSPAGGAVDFAINSGSRVAKGGTIAEIYANSEQISVKHQLADIDREIQQLQNLQQSASAYSLSAETANERICMKLSEMLNYVSSGELPKVYSEKSSLLNLLSEKEIGTGKVKDFKSRISELQSQRKTIAAKAGKPTGTIVSPVSGYFIDSTDGMESAYDISKISTITCSDIQKLQTMKAVPVSGSIGKIDRDFNWYLVCIVPADELVPFRHQMDTGGNLSIQFPFVSNMSISATLETINMNSDNSAGAVVLQCKEINSELVGIRRETANISFGEYTGLRVSQKAVHYANVKSTTKDANGKKTTVEKKVMGVYVLHGNQIVFRQIVPEFSTESYVICKANPNDDEILTSDTVRYNDEVVVEGTNLYDGKVIK
- the miaA gene encoding tRNA (adenosine(37)-N6)-dimethylallyltransferase MiaA produces the protein MAGIPVVAVVGPTATGKTRLAVGLSLRFGGEVVSADSMQIYRGLDIGTAKPTIEEMRGVPHHLIDFLDPSQSFSVADFVELASKSIADINARGKLPIVAGGTGLYIWSLLNGLNFLPQEKDEELRAKLKHMAEQEGTEKVWKMLREIDPESAERIHPNNVGRVIRAIEVYRVTGITMTEQIRRSREKPSPYDPLVIGLTYRDRSKLYDAINRRVDIMMQRGLLKEAETVFKMEHAATASQAIGYKEFFPYFRGECSVEESVEQVKRESRRYAKRQLTWFRRDESVQWLYVDEFANPDELLAKAASLILQKGWKR